Proteins from a genomic interval of Pelotomaculum isophthalicicum JI:
- a CDS encoding CD1247 N-terminal domain-containing protein, whose product MNDLKSRVAYLQGLSNGLELSPDSKEGKLFHGIIEVLDEFADSFGDLEEGQEQLEDYLETIDEDLYHLEDELYEDDEVNHITGKRNFIEVKCPGCGETVYFDSHITEDKDVVEITCPNCDEVVFVNDEDYQIDEEPEMLEGQTTGNRSMTNEEDI is encoded by the coding sequence ATGAATGATTTGAAATCAAGAGTAGCTTACCTGCAAGGATTGTCGAACGGGCTTGAACTAAGCCCCGATTCAAAAGAAGGCAAACTTTTTCATGGAATTATTGAAGTTTTAGACGAATTTGCCGATTCATTTGGTGATCTGGAAGAGGGACAGGAACAGCTTGAAGATTATTTAGAAACAATCGACGAGGACCTGTACCACCTGGAAGATGAATTGTATGAGGATGACGAAGTAAACCATATCACCGGCAAAAGAAATTTTATCGAAGTTAAGTGTCCCGGGTGTGGTGAAACAGTTTATTTTGATTCCCATATAACTGAAGATAAAGATGTGGTGGAAATTACCTGTCCTAATTGTGATGAAGTGGTTTTTGTAAATGACGAGGATTATCAGATCGATGAAGAACCTGAAATGCTGGAAGGGCAGACAACCGGTAACAGGTCAATGACAAATGAGGAAGATATTTAA